A genome region from Macrotis lagotis isolate mMagLag1 chromosome 4, bilby.v1.9.chrom.fasta, whole genome shotgun sequence includes the following:
- the RORA gene encoding nuclear receptor ROR-alpha isoform X5: protein MMYFVIAAMKAQIEIIPCKICGDKSSGIHYGVITCEGCKGFFRRSQQSNATYSCPRQKNCLIDRTSRNRCQHCRLQKCLAVGMSRDAVKFGRMSKKQRDSLYAEVQKHRMQQQQRDHQQQPGEAEPLTPTYNITTNGLTELHDDLSNYIDGHTPEGSKADSAVSSFYLDIQPSPDQSGLDINGIKPEPICDYTPASGFFPYCSFTNGETSPTVSMAELEHLAQNISKSHMETCQYLREELQQITWQTFLQEEIENYQNKQREVMWQLCAVKITEAIQYVVEFAKRIDGFMELCQNDQIVLLKAGSLEVVFIRMCRAFDSQNNTVYFDGKYASPDVFKSLGCEDFISFVFEFGKSLCSMHLTEDEIALFSAFVLMSADRSWLQEKVKIEKLQQKIQLALQHVLQKNHREDGILTKLICKVSTLRALCGRHTEKLMAFKAIYPDIVRLHFPPLYKELFTSEFEPAMQIDG, encoded by the exons GGCTTTTTCAGAAGGAGTCAGCAAAGTAATGCCACATACTCCTGTCCTCGGCAGAAGAATTGTTTGATTGATCGAACTAGTAGAAACCGCTGCCAACACTGTCGATTACAAAAATGCCTTGCTGTAGGGATGTCTCGAGATG ctGTAAAATTTGGTCGGATGTCAAAAAAGCAAAGAGACAGTTTATATGCCGAGGTACAGAAACATCGaatgcagcagcagcagcgggaTCACCAGCAGCAACCTGGAGAGGCAGAGCCACTGACACCTACCTATAATATCACCACCAATGGGCTAACGGAGCTTCATGATGACCTCAGTAATTACATTGATGGTCATACCCCCGAAGGGAGCAAAGCAGACTCTGCAGTTAGCAGCTTCTACTTAGACATACAGCCTTCTCCAGATCAGTCCGGTCTTGATATTAATGGAATCAAACCAGAACCAATATGTGACTACACACCAGCATCAGGCTTCTTCCCTTATTGCTCTTTCACAAATGGAGAGACTTCTCCAACTGTATCCATGGCAGAATTAG AGCACCTTGCACAGAATATTTCCAAGTCCCATATGGAAACTTGCCAATACTTGAGGGAAGAACTACAGCAGATAACATGGCAGACCTTTCTCCAGGAAGAGATTGAAAACTATCAGAACAAG CAGAGGGAAGTAATGTGGCAGTTGTGCGCGGTCAAAATCACAGAAGCTATTCAGTACGTAGTGGAGTTTGCCAAACGCATTGATGGATTTATGGAACTGTGTCAAAACGATCAAATTGTGCTTTTAAAAGCAG gTTCTTTGGAAGTGGTATTTATCAGAATGTGCCGTGCCTTTGACTCTCAGAACAACACCGTATATTTTGATGGGAAATATGCTAGCCCTGATGTATTCAAATCCTTAG GTTGTGAAGACTTTATTAGCTTTGTTTTTGAATTTGGAAAGAGTTTATGTTCTATGCATCTGACTGAAGATGAGATTGCATTATTTTCTGCTTTTGTGTTAATGTCTGCAG ATCGCTCGTGGCTGCAGgagaaggtaaaaatagaaaaattacagCAGAAAATTCAACTAGCACTTCAGCATGTCCTACAGAAGAATCATCGGGAAGATGGAATATTAACCAAG TTAATATGCAAGGTGTCTACATTAAGAGCACTATGTGGACGACATACAGAAAAGCTTATGGCATTTAAAGCAATATACCCAGACATTGTACGACTTCATTTTCCTCCGTTATACAAGGAGTTGTTCACTTCAGAATTTGAGCCAGCAATGCAAATTGATGGGTAA
- the RORA gene encoding nuclear receptor ROR-alpha isoform X6, which yields MAQIEIIPCKICGDKSSGIHYGVITCEGCKGFFRRSQQSNATYSCPRQKNCLIDRTSRNRCQHCRLQKCLAVGMSRDAVKFGRMSKKQRDSLYAEVQKHRMQQQQRDHQQQPGEAEPLTPTYNITTNGLTELHDDLSNYIDGHTPEGSKADSAVSSFYLDIQPSPDQSGLDINGIKPEPICDYTPASGFFPYCSFTNGETSPTVSMAELEHLAQNISKSHMETCQYLREELQQITWQTFLQEEIENYQNKQREVMWQLCAVKITEAIQYVVEFAKRIDGFMELCQNDQIVLLKAGSLEVVFIRMCRAFDSQNNTVYFDGKYASPDVFKSLGCEDFISFVFEFGKSLCSMHLTEDEIALFSAFVLMSADRSWLQEKVKIEKLQQKIQLALQHVLQKNHREDGILTKLICKVSTLRALCGRHTEKLMAFKAIYPDIVRLHFPPLYKELFTSEFEPAMQIDG from the exons GGCTTTTTCAGAAGGAGTCAGCAAAGTAATGCCACATACTCCTGTCCTCGGCAGAAGAATTGTTTGATTGATCGAACTAGTAGAAACCGCTGCCAACACTGTCGATTACAAAAATGCCTTGCTGTAGGGATGTCTCGAGATG ctGTAAAATTTGGTCGGATGTCAAAAAAGCAAAGAGACAGTTTATATGCCGAGGTACAGAAACATCGaatgcagcagcagcagcgggaTCACCAGCAGCAACCTGGAGAGGCAGAGCCACTGACACCTACCTATAATATCACCACCAATGGGCTAACGGAGCTTCATGATGACCTCAGTAATTACATTGATGGTCATACCCCCGAAGGGAGCAAAGCAGACTCTGCAGTTAGCAGCTTCTACTTAGACATACAGCCTTCTCCAGATCAGTCCGGTCTTGATATTAATGGAATCAAACCAGAACCAATATGTGACTACACACCAGCATCAGGCTTCTTCCCTTATTGCTCTTTCACAAATGGAGAGACTTCTCCAACTGTATCCATGGCAGAATTAG AGCACCTTGCACAGAATATTTCCAAGTCCCATATGGAAACTTGCCAATACTTGAGGGAAGAACTACAGCAGATAACATGGCAGACCTTTCTCCAGGAAGAGATTGAAAACTATCAGAACAAG CAGAGGGAAGTAATGTGGCAGTTGTGCGCGGTCAAAATCACAGAAGCTATTCAGTACGTAGTGGAGTTTGCCAAACGCATTGATGGATTTATGGAACTGTGTCAAAACGATCAAATTGTGCTTTTAAAAGCAG gTTCTTTGGAAGTGGTATTTATCAGAATGTGCCGTGCCTTTGACTCTCAGAACAACACCGTATATTTTGATGGGAAATATGCTAGCCCTGATGTATTCAAATCCTTAG GTTGTGAAGACTTTATTAGCTTTGTTTTTGAATTTGGAAAGAGTTTATGTTCTATGCATCTGACTGAAGATGAGATTGCATTATTTTCTGCTTTTGTGTTAATGTCTGCAG ATCGCTCGTGGCTGCAGgagaaggtaaaaatagaaaaattacagCAGAAAATTCAACTAGCACTTCAGCATGTCCTACAGAAGAATCATCGGGAAGATGGAATATTAACCAAG TTAATATGCAAGGTGTCTACATTAAGAGCACTATGTGGACGACATACAGAAAAGCTTATGGCATTTAAAGCAATATACCCAGACATTGTACGACTTCATTTTCCTCCGTTATACAAGGAGTTGTTCACTTCAGAATTTGAGCCAGCAATGCAAATTGATGGGTAA